The region TCACCGCGGACGAGGATCTCTGCACGGGAGCCGACGTGCTCACCGAGACCCTCGCCCGGATGCTCGAGGGCGCCCTGGCGCCGTAGCTCCCCGGTCCGTGCGACGGTGCTCCGGCGGGCCCTTGCTCTGCACACACCGACGCACCGCCGCCGATGATCACGGCGCCAATGATCACGGCCCGCGACCCGAGCCGGGCCGGGTATGGCCGGTGAGCGGTCGCGAACGATGATCACCACCCCGTGACCACCTCCGACGTCCGGGTGGTGCGTGAGTGTGCGCAGAGCAGAAGCACCCCGCGCGCGGGAAGCGGTCAGTTGAGCGGGCGGACGCCCTCCGGCAGGTTCGCGCCGCCCAGGATGTCCGTCGTCAGGTCCGCGAGGTAGGTGAGCGCGGCGCGCTGGATCCAGGGGCCGTAGGACACCCGGGCCACGCCGAGCTCCTGCAGCCGGGCCTGGGACAGCGATCCGGGCACGTTGATCACGCTCACCCTGCGCTCGCCGATGCCCTCGACGAGCGCGGTGACGGTGGCCTCGTCGAGCCTGCCGGGCACGAAGACGCAGGACGCGCCCGCGTCGAGGAAGGCGCGGCCGCGCTCGATCGCGTCCGCGAGCACGTCCTTCGGGTCCCGGTCCGCGCCCTTGAGGAACGCGTCCGTGCGGGCGTTGAGCACGAACGGGACGCCCTCCGCCTCGCCGGCCTTCACCGCCGCGGACACCTCGCCGGCGGCGGTGGCGAGCGGGCGCATCTGGTCCTCGAGGTTCGCGCCCACCACGCCGACGCCGATCGCCCGGCGGATGGTCTCGCCGGCGTCGCCGTAGCCGGCCTCCAGGTCCGCGCTGACCGGGATGTCCACGGCGCCCGCGATCCGGCCGACCGCGGCGATCATCTCGTCCCGCGGGATGTTCTCGCCGTCGGGGTAACC is a window of Pseudonocardia sp. T1-2H DNA encoding:
- a CDS encoding isocitrate lyase/PEP mutase family protein; amino-acid sequence: MTLSSKAAELLRLHTDPELLVVVNVWDVITATVVADQGSKALATASHSIAASLGYPDGENIPRDEMIAAVGRIAGAVDIPVSADLEAGYGDAGETIRRAIGVGVVGANLEDQMRPLATAAGEVSAAVKAGEAEGVPFVLNARTDAFLKGADRDPKDVLADAIERGRAFLDAGASCVFVPGRLDEATVTALVEGIGERRVSVINVPGSLSQARLQELGVARVSYGPWIQRAALTYLADLTTDILGGANLPEGVRPLN